The following is a genomic window from Lysinibacillus sp. G4S2.
TTCATAAAATACATACAGTAAAATAGAAGCTACAGCTAGCCCTAGTAATATCAACATTTTTGTACGGTTACGCATAAGCTTTCCCCCTAAACAACATAATTAGGAAGATCGCACTTCCGATGACGCCGACCGTCATACTAATCGGAATTTCATAAGGGAAAATCAGCACACGCCCTATAATGTCACATATTAATAAGAACAACATACCGAGTAATGCTGTATGAGGCAATGTCTTAGCGAGATTATCCCCTCTGAACAAGGAAACTATATTTGGAATGATTAAACCAAGAAATGGAATTACACCAACAGTAAGCACCACTGTCGTTGTAATAAGTGCTACTAACACTAAACCTAAATTCACAACGAATTTATAGGAGAGTCCAAGGTTCTTTGCAAAATCCTCCCCCATTCCAGCCACTGTGAAGCGATTCGCATAAATGTAAGCTATAATCAGCACGGGTACGCTTATGTATAAAAGCTCGTAACGACCTTTCATCATTAATGAGAAATTCCCCTGTAACCATGCAGAAATGTTTTGGATAATATCCGCTTTATACGCAAAGAACGTTGTAATCGACGAAAGGATATTCCCAAACATTAAGCCAATAAGCGGTATAAAGATCGCGTCTTTAAACTTTATT
Proteins encoded in this region:
- a CDS encoding ABC transporter permease, with translation MKIRYLLIATVVLSIVSLFIGVVDIKPSDLLDFESEETRLFLISRIPRLVAILLAGAGMSIAGLIMQSLSRNKFVSPTTAGTLDATELGVLISMMFFTNVTYFQKISFAFIFAFASTLLFMQILNRIKFKDAIFIPLIGLMFGNILSSITTFFAYKADIIQNISAWLQGNFSLMMKGRYELLYISVPVLIIAYIYANRFTVAGMGEDFAKNLGLSYKFVVNLGLVLVALITTTVVLTVGVIPFLGLIIPNIVSLFRGDNLAKTLPHTALLGMLFLLICDIIGRVLIFPYEIPISMTVGVIGSAIFLIMLFRGKAYA